Proteins encoded in a region of the Gammaproteobacteria bacterium genome:
- a CDS encoding alanine:cation symporter family protein, which yields MQDLVNYINGFIWSPALIYLCLGTGLFYSIVTRFVQVRLLKEMWNLLFTGKESESGISSFQALAVSLSGRVGTGNIAGVAAAIGFGGPGAVFWMWIVAFLGAATAYTESTLAQIYKEEDEGQYRGGPAYYFEKCMGQKWFAWIFAISTIFACGVFLPGIQSNAIGNAIATTFGSGNMIDTAIGVISVTKIATGTVIVTMLGFIIFGGVKRIAHFTQIVVPFMALAYIIIACVVIILNIDMLPEVFALIIGDAFTPMAGFGAAIGWGVKRGVYSNEAGQGTGPHAAAAAEVAHPAQQGLVQAFSVYIDTLLVCTATALMILITGAYNVHGAAEGAFIIQNLGADVAANSPAFTQQAIETVLPNVGNPFVAFTLFFFAFTTLLAYYYIAETNIAYINRTIKIPGLTFGLKVVLMVATFYGCVKTANLAWGLGDIGVGLMAWLNIIGILIIFFVSRPAIKALKDYETQRNAGVKDYTFDPIKLGIKNATFWEKRISKDKK from the coding sequence ATGCAAGATTTAGTTAATTATATTAACGGTTTTATTTGGAGCCCGGCATTAATTTATTTATGTTTAGGCACTGGATTATTTTATTCGATCGTAACGCGTTTTGTGCAAGTTCGACTACTTAAAGAGATGTGGAATTTACTATTTACAGGTAAAGAATCTGAAAGCGGTATTTCATCATTTCAAGCGTTAGCCGTTTCGTTATCTGGCCGGGTTGGTACTGGTAATATTGCAGGTGTTGCTGCTGCGATTGGTTTTGGTGGCCCTGGCGCTGTTTTCTGGATGTGGATTGTGGCCTTTTTGGGTGCTGCCACTGCATACACCGAATCAACTTTAGCGCAAATCTATAAAGAAGAAGATGAAGGTCAGTACCGTGGTGGTCCGGCTTACTACTTCGAAAAATGCATGGGCCAAAAATGGTTTGCATGGATTTTTGCTATTTCGACTATCTTCGCTTGTGGTGTTTTCTTACCGGGTATTCAGTCAAATGCGATCGGTAATGCGATTGCAACGACTTTTGGTAGTGGCAACATGATTGATACCGCGATTGGTGTTATCAGTGTTACTAAGATTGCGACTGGCACAGTGATTGTGACTATGCTTGGTTTCATCATCTTTGGTGGTGTTAAGCGTATTGCACACTTTACTCAAATTGTTGTGCCTTTCATGGCATTGGCATACATTATTATCGCTTGTGTCGTGATTATATTAAACATCGACATGCTGCCTGAAGTATTTGCGCTGATCATCGGCGATGCATTTACTCCGATGGCTGGTTTTGGTGCTGCGATTGGTTGGGGTGTTAAACGTGGCGTTTACTCGAACGAAGCTGGCCAAGGTACTGGTCCTCATGCTGCTGCGGCCGCTGAAGTTGCTCACCCAGCTCAGCAAGGTTTAGTACAAGCATTTTCGGTTTACATCGATACCTTATTAGTTTGTACCGCGACAGCATTGATGATCCTTATTACGGGTGCGTATAATGTTCACGGTGCGGCAGAAGGCGCATTTATTATTCAAAACCTTGGTGCGGATGTGGCGGCAAATAGCCCAGCATTTACTCAGCAAGCGATTGAAACCGTGTTACCAAACGTTGGTAATCCATTTGTTGCTTTCACGCTGTTCTTCTTCGCTTTCACTACGCTGTTAGCTTATTACTATATTGCTGAAACCAACATTGCTTACATTAATCGTACGATTAAAATTCCTGGTCTGACGTTTGGGCTTAAAGTTGTATTGATGGTTGCTACATTCTACGGTTGTGTTAAAACAGCTAACTTAGCGTGGGGCCTAGGCGATATTGGCGTTGGTTTAATGGCATGGTTAAATATCATTGGTATTCTAATTATCTTTTTTGTGTCACGCCCAGCGATTAAAGCGTTAAAAGATTATGAAACTCAGCGTAATGCCGGTGTTAAAGATTACACCTTTGATCCAATTAAACTAGGGATCAAAAATGCAACGTTCTGGGAAAAGAGAATTTCTAAAGACAAAAAATAA
- a CDS encoding L-serine ammonia-lyase, with the protein MISVFDMFSIGIGPSSSHTVGPMKAAYRFTKLLEEQNLLSQVSHVKTELYGSLGQTGIGHGTGKAVILGLAGHEPDTIDPEIIDSILKQVATDQRISLLGSHDTSFPKKDAIIFHRRKTLPTHSNAMELLAYNGKELLFSKVYYSIGGGFIVDDEEIKLVDTNQEDKSKYPFGSGAELLATCKENGLSISALMMENEKQLLPEQQVRDKLANIWLTMRKSVERGFRREGILEGGLKLRRRAPALYRQLSAESIHSTDPLTAIDWVNLFAMSVNEENAAGGQVVTAPTNGAAGILPAVLCYYDKFVEPVTDEIAVRYLLTAAAIGILYKKNASISGAEVGCQGEVGVACSMAAAAITDIMGGTVDQVENAAEIGMEHNLGLTCDPVGGLVQVPCIERNAMGSVKAINASRLALRGDGNQKVSLDKVIKTMWETGNDMKTKYKETARGGLAVNIVEC; encoded by the coding sequence ATGATTAGTGTATTTGATATGTTTAGTATCGGTATAGGCCCTTCAAGCTCCCACACCGTCGGCCCGATGAAAGCGGCCTACCGTTTTACTAAGCTGCTCGAAGAGCAAAACCTGTTAAGCCAAGTGAGCCATGTAAAGACCGAGCTCTATGGTTCTCTAGGTCAAACCGGGATCGGCCACGGTACCGGCAAAGCCGTAATTTTAGGGCTAGCCGGTCATGAACCAGACACCATTGATCCTGAAATTATCGACAGCATTTTAAAACAAGTGGCGACCGACCAACGGATCTCTTTACTTGGCAGTCACGATACCAGCTTTCCAAAAAAAGATGCCATTATCTTTCATCGCCGTAAAACTCTGCCGACGCATTCTAATGCGATGGAATTACTCGCTTACAATGGCAAAGAACTTTTATTTAGCAAAGTCTACTACTCAATTGGTGGCGGTTTTATTGTTGACGACGAAGAAATAAAATTGGTCGACACCAACCAAGAAGATAAATCTAAATATCCATTTGGTAGCGGCGCAGAACTATTAGCAACCTGCAAAGAGAATGGGTTAAGTATCTCGGCTTTAATGATGGAAAATGAAAAGCAATTGCTGCCAGAACAACAAGTACGTGACAAGCTAGCAAATATTTGGCTGACTATGCGCAAAAGTGTCGAGCGTGGCTTCCGTCGTGAAGGGATCTTAGAAGGCGGTTTAAAATTACGCCGTCGTGCCCCGGCATTGTATCGCCAGTTAAGTGCCGAAAGCATTCATTCGACCGATCCTTTAACAGCTATCGATTGGGTTAATCTGTTCGCGATGTCAGTCAATGAAGAAAATGCCGCTGGCGGTCAAGTGGTCACAGCACCCACCAACGGGGCGGCAGGAATTCTGCCCGCTGTACTGTGTTATTACGACAAGTTCGTTGAGCCGGTCACCGATGAAATTGCGGTTCGTTATCTGCTTACTGCCGCCGCCATTGGTATTTTATACAAGAAAAACGCCTCAATTTCCGGTGCCGAAGTTGGCTGTCAGGGTGAAGTGGGTGTTGCCTGTTCAATGGCCGCTGCTGCCATTACTGATATTATGGGTGGCACGGTCGACCAAGTCGAAAACGCGGCTGAAATAGGCATGGAACACAATCTAGGATTAACCTGTGATCCTGTTGGTGGTTTGGTGCAGGTACCTTGCATTGAACGTAACGCGATGGGCTCAGTAAAAGCGATTAATGCCTCAAGGTTAGCACTGCGTGGTGATGGCAATCAAAAAGTGTCGTTAGACAAAGTCATTAAAACCATGTGGGAGACTGGCAACGACATGAAGACCAAATACAAAGAGACAGCTCGTGGTGGTCTCGCGGTGAATATTGTTGAGTGTTAG
- the cysB gene encoding HTH-type transcriptional regulator CysB: protein MKLQQLRYIVEVNNNNLNVSATAESLFTSQPGISKQVRMLEDELGIQIFGRSGKHLTHVTNAGLEIISIANDILSKVESIKSVAYEHTKPDEGALNIATTHTQARYALPNIIGKFIKSYPKVSLHMHQGTPSQISEMAVKGEADFAIATESMHLYHDLIMLPCYHWGRSVVVKKDHPLAKMTKENLTIEAVAKFPLVTYVFGFQRKSDLEIAFNKANLEPNVVFSATSADVLKTYVRLGLGVGVIATMAINAELDDDLVAIDASHLFGLSTTKIGFRKGTFLRTYMYDFIEEFAPHLTRNLVSTAVTLKDSDQVDALFKDIKLPIR from the coding sequence ATGAAGTTACAACAGCTTAGATATATTGTTGAAGTCAACAATAACAACTTAAATGTTTCGGCCACCGCTGAAAGTCTGTTTACCTCACAGCCCGGTATCAGTAAACAAGTTAGGATGCTTGAAGATGAATTAGGGATTCAAATTTTTGGCCGTAGTGGTAAGCATTTGACCCACGTGACCAACGCCGGCCTTGAAATTATTAGCATTGCTAATGACATCTTGTCTAAAGTTGAGAGTATTAAGTCAGTGGCGTATGAACATACTAAACCAGACGAAGGGGCGCTAAATATAGCGACTACTCATACTCAGGCCCGTTACGCCTTACCAAATATTATAGGTAAGTTTATAAAAAGCTATCCTAAGGTATCGCTGCACATGCACCAAGGAACGCCATCACAAATTAGTGAAATGGCGGTTAAGGGCGAAGCTGATTTTGCAATTGCAACCGAGTCGATGCACCTTTACCATGACCTTATCATGTTGCCTTGTTATCATTGGGGCCGCTCTGTGGTGGTTAAAAAAGATCATCCCTTGGCTAAAATGACTAAAGAGAATTTAACCATTGAAGCGGTAGCTAAGTTTCCATTAGTGACTTATGTGTTTGGCTTTCAACGCAAATCAGATTTAGAAATTGCGTTTAACAAAGCTAATTTAGAACCCAATGTTGTTTTTTCTGCGACTAGCGCTGATGTGTTAAAAACCTACGTTCGGTTGGGCTTAGGGGTTGGGGTTATTGCGACAATGGCGATTAATGCTGAATTGGATGATGATCTTGTTGCAATCGATGCTTCACATTTGTTTGGTTTAAGTACCACTAAGATTGGTTTTCGAAAAGGCACGTTCTTACGTACTTATATGTACGATTTTATTGAAGAGTTTGCACCGCACTTAACCCGTAATTTGGTGTCAACTGCCGTTACTTTAAAAGATTCAGATCAAGTGGATGCTTTGTTTAAAGACATTAAGTTACCGATCCGCTAG
- a CDS encoding HAMP domain-containing histidine kinase, translating into MTQSSSSKINYNKVLSAIAQDMRNSLTMMFQSLQTLNQQPEQDKVISARELSDINYQVQRINGGLTQIMGLYQAEEDRLLVNIEQVLVHDLLESVICQNDIYSQSTKIDCQLDVDIDLMWYLDKELISYLIDDVLSNAIRYSKDKIIIRAMLINNILEIDVIDDSSGYPAQMIEAAAAPIDTLDTKYGRMGIGLLFSRLIAVSHLQNDITGEIILSNDSELNGSSFKIRLP; encoded by the coding sequence ATGACGCAATCATCCAGCAGTAAAATTAATTACAACAAGGTCTTATCTGCTATAGCTCAAGATATGAGAAACTCATTAACGATGATGTTTCAATCGCTGCAAACGCTTAATCAACAACCAGAACAAGACAAAGTAATATCAGCACGTGAACTATCCGATATTAATTATCAAGTTCAGCGAATCAACGGTGGCCTAACCCAAATAATGGGATTATATCAAGCCGAAGAAGATCGTTTACTGGTTAATATAGAGCAAGTATTGGTCCATGACTTACTGGAATCTGTGATTTGCCAAAATGATATCTATAGTCAAAGCACAAAAATAGACTGCCAACTTGATGTCGACATTGATTTAATGTGGTATTTAGATAAAGAATTAATTTCATATTTAATCGATGATGTACTCAGCAATGCAATTAGATACAGCAAAGATAAAATTATTATCAGGGCTATGTTAATTAACAATATTCTTGAAATTGACGTGATTGATGATTCGAGCGGGTATCCGGCTCAAATGATTGAAGCGGCTGCGGCTCCAATAGATACACTTGATACTAAATACGGTAGAATGGGCATAGGTTTACTATTTTCCCGTTTAATTGCTGTATCACACCTGCAAAATGATATAACGGGTGAAATAATTTTATCTAACGATAGCGAACTCAACGGTAGTTCGTTTAAAATTCGCTTACCTTAG